One window of the Sebastes umbrosus isolate fSebUmb1 chromosome 1, fSebUmb1.pri, whole genome shotgun sequence genome contains the following:
- the tgm5l gene encoding transglutaminase 5, like, producing MEDLKMKNVNLEKAENMERHRTEGFSSSKALVVRRGDPFKISLQLKGRAFNPKTDSLKVKVMLGRLYVVMPVTLSKKVSSSSCWQAYIDPEGLKHQNPSIFISSPASASVGCYRFQFVFTQNGKKTCAFGKFIMLCNPWCREDVVHIPFEDQREEYIQNDSGLLFIGTAMNLVSRPWSFDQFEPGVLETCLNLLQVSPQHQKNRRMDYLNRNNPVYISRVVSAMINSEDDRGVLQGKWEGDYKQGVNPSLWTGSGDILTQWAESGYSPVKYGQCWVFAAVMCTVMRVLGIPCRVVTNFNSAHDTNDNLVIEEYYSETGQKLNRSKDSIWNFHVWVECWMTRRDLGSGMDGWQVLDPTPQERSRGVFCCGPAPVKAIKDRRIDLFFDIPFVYAEVNADVHSIVVSEGRVVSYSKDTERVGSLICTKAVGSPRHQNITGDYKYIKSPTSTLSSRCSTISDDSTLHRGSSKGVSVVLILDKAVVAGEPVRFTVKVINKQRVAKMMKVHLNAQAKEYNNSPSDTFWETHGVVQLAPMEVKVIQQQILPAQYEDVVGDDLINLAVVLEDVASHERFLASEELNIASPQLNIEIADEDSIVSNKEQVAAVTFTNPFSHPVSGVLTVAGAGLIRKKVHFRMLPLRPGGSVVQRIDFIPSKVGTKMLQASLSLSHVNSTIRGYKMVSVNRA from the exons ATGGAAG acttgaaaatgaaaaatgtcaacctgGAAAAAGCTGAAAACATGGAGAGACACAGGACAGAGGGCTTCAGCAGCTCCAAAGCCCTGGTGGTGCGAAGAGGAGACCCGTTCAAAATCAGTCTGCAACTGAAGGGCCGAGCCTTCAACCCCAAGACCGACTCTCTGAAGGTCAAAGTTATGCTAG GCCGCCTGTATGTGGTGATGCCAGTCACTCTCTCCAAGAAggtttcttcttcctcttgttGGCAAGCCTATATTGACCCAGAGGGCCTGAAACACCAGAACCCCTccatcttcatctcctctccggCCTCCGCCTCGGTGGGCTGCTACAGATTTCAGTTTGTGTTCACTCAGAACGGCAAGAAGACCTGCGCATTCGGCAAATTCATCATGCTCTGCAACCCCTGGTGTCGCG AGGATGTTGTGCATATTCCCTTTGAGGACCAGAGAGAAGAGTACATCCAGAATGACTCCGGGCTGCTGTTTATAGGGACGGCTATGAACCTGGTGTCAAGACCATGGTCCTTCGATCAG TTTGAGCCTGGTGTTCTGGAGACGTGTCTGAATCTGCTCCAAGTCAGCCCCCAGCACCAGAAGAACAGGAGAATGGACTACCTGAACCGAAACAACCCCGTCTACATCAGCCGGGTCGTGTCTGCCATG ATCAACAGCGAGGACGACCGTGGCGTGCTGCAAGGGAAGTGGGAAGGTGACTACAAACAAGGAGTTAATCCATCCTTGTGGACTGGGAGTGGGGACATCTTGACACAGTGGGCTGAGTCTGGTTACAGCCCAGTCAAATATGGACAGTGCTGGGTGTTTGCAGCCGTCATGTGCACAG TGATGAGAGTTCTTGGCATTCCTTGCCGCGTCGTCACAAACTTCAACTCTGCCCACGACACCAACGACAACCTGGTGATTGAGGAGTACTACAGCGAAACAGGGCAGAAGCTGAACCGCAGCAAAGACAGCATATG GAACTTCCATGTTTGGGTGGAGTGCTGGATGACTCGCCGGGATCTGGGATCTGGGATGGATGGCTGGCAGGTTCTGGACCCGACCCCccaggagaggagcagag GAGTGTTCTGCTGTGGCCCGGCCCCAGTCAAAGCAATCAAGGATCGGCGTATCGACCTGTTTTTCGACATCCCCTTCGTCTACGCCGAGGTAAACGCCGACGTCCACTCAATCGTGGTGAGCGAGGGTCGTGTGGTCAGCTACAGCAAGGACACGGAGAGGGTGGGATCCCTCATCTGCACCAAAGCGGTGGGCTCCCCCAGACACCAGAACATCACAGGAGACTACAAATACATCAAAA GCCCGACTTCAACACTTTCATCAAGATGTTCCACAATATCAGATGACTCAACGTTACACAGAG GCTCGTCCAAGGGTGTGTCAGTCGTCCTGATCCTGGATAAAGCTGTTGTTGCCGGGGAGCCCGTCCGCTTCACGGTGAAGGTCATCAACAAGCAGAGGGTGGCCAAGATGATGAAGGTGCATCTCAACGCCCAGGCTAAAGAATACAACAACAGCCCCTCAGACACCTTCTGGGAAACCCACGGCGTCGTGCAGCTGGCACCCATGGAAG TCAAGGTTATTCAGCAGCAGATCCTCCCAGCCCAGTATGAGGACGTGGTGGGAGACGACTTGATCAACCTCGCAGTGGTCCTGGAGGACGTAGCCAGTCATGAGCGGTTCCTGGCCTCGGAGGAGTTGAATATCGCCAGCCCTCAGCTCAACATAGAG ATTGCAGATGAAGACTCCATCGTGTCTAACAAAGAGCAGGTTGCCGCCGTGACCTTCACCAACCCGTTTTCTCACCCGGTGAGCGGAGTACTGACTGTAGCCGGGGCCGGGCTGATCCGGAAAAAGGTCCACTTCAG GATGCTCCCACTGCGTCCAGGAGGCAGCGTGGTGCAGCGCATCGACTTCATTCCCAGCAAGGTGGGAACAAAGATGCTGCAGGCCAGCCTGTCACTCTCACACGTCAACTCCACTATCAGAGGCTACAAGATGGTCTCCGTCAACAGAGCTTAA